The DNA segment CATAGAGCTTTAAGCCTTTAATTGACCACCATTTACTGAAATACTGTCTTATGGATTTTCTTCATTGATTAAATTACTGTTATCTTGATCCATAGTCACACCGTTTACTATattttgaagaaaacccaattggattaatagatagAGGACTAATTTTTTTGCAAATTTACCCATTGATGCAGCAAAAGAAGTGAGTTATAGTTTTCATGTCTCCATTAGTTATTGTGGGCCTATACATTAAGGCAAAAGGTGAGCTTGTCTGATGATGATACATTGAGCTAATTCAGTTGTAGAATTGCTCATTTGGTCCTATAAGAATCATTTATTTGGTTCAGTCTTAACCATGAAGATGCCCATAGCAGGTTCGAGAACCCCTGGACATCTTCTACTACCTTGTTTGTGATGATGCATAGAGAAGTCTGCTTTAAAACATGTTATGGATATGTCGTTTTCGTGATTACTCGTCAGTCCATATTTTGACTTTTCCACGGTCTATTCTGAAGTTGATgagtataattatttttttttttgaagaataatAAAAGTCTATCTAACAGTATTTCCTGTGCATTCTTTTAGTCTGCCCAGTAGTTCTCTTGTTCTTCATAAAAGTGATTGTATACTTCTCTACGGCAATACGCAACTTATGATAGGTTAAATCTTCATTTACCTGAACAGTTTTGTGAACTTATGACAGGTTTACATATCACTGATTTCAAGTTTGATTTAGTTTTCTGGTATTGGCATTATGATTTCAGACTCACGTCACTCACTTTCTCTACTCTATGAGTCTTATGTCGCAAGTCGTTTTATGTTTTTTAAAATGGTGACAAATTTCTACTTTGTTGATGCAGAAAATCAATAAGTCCAGAAAATTTAAAGACAAGGTTGGACCGAGCAGCTTACTCTCTGCCGCGTGTGGGTTTGAGCAACGAGTTTGACAATCTGGCAAGTCCATAGTGGCCTCTAATAGTCAAGTCCATAGGTCTTTCCCTAAGTAAAAAATGCAGAAGAGAAATCTATGTGTCGCTGCCACGAAAATTCTTAGCAGAAAGTTACATTCAAGTTCTCTATTATCAACTAATATGGGTCCCAAGTTACAATCTTCTAGGATTTTCTCTTGTTCTTTGTACCATGCTGGAGAATCTAGGGTTTCTAAGAGCTCTTGTGACAACATTTTTCTGGCGCATTACAGGAAAAGTTTCTGTTCATTAGATGAAAATACTGGGAGATGCTGGAATTGTGGTGTTGTTGCAGTGTCTAAACCGTTTCTCTCTTGTGACTCTTGTAAAAGCGTTCAGCCGGTTCATACTTCCGTGGATTACTTCCATATTTTCGGATTGTAAGTATGTTGATTATGTCTCGTTCGTGTTGTAGACAGAAATTGTTTATTAAGATGCCCTAAATTGTATTGGTAGCTTCGCAGGGAGAAAGCATTCGAGATTGAGGATACCAATCTTGAGAAAACGTATAAAGATTGGCAGAAGAAACTTCATCCTGATTTGGTTCATATGAAATCTGAGGTTTGATTCACCTTCCacatattttaattttttttcttacaatTATTATTTACATTGATCCATGTGTATCTTTGTTTTAGAAAGAAAAGGAGTTTGCTGCTGAACAGTCCTCTCCGGTAATTGATGCTTACCGCACACTAAGAAAGCCGTTGTCTAGGGCAATCTACCTTGTAAggattttgatttctttatttgTTCTCTTAGACATTGTGAATTGTGATTAACAGGACTTCGATTTTACAATAATATGGAGTGCAACTAATAGGAAGTGCCAAGGGCTATGTCttactagttgtgattaagagcACTGATTCATCAATCAAAGGCGGTTTTTATTTGGAAAATGTCATAAAACCTCATTGGAAGTAACAATGTAGCAGATCATTATGTGATTCAATATTGTAACTGTCTTTTCTACCATTGaaagatttttcttttccattACCTGTTATTACCTTACTCTGACATTTCTCTTGGTTTCTGAAAGTTGGGCCTTGAAGGTGTACATGTGGATGAAGAAAGAACAGTATTGGATCCTGAATTGCTAGCTGAGGTAACTTTTTGCGGAGTCTCATTTAGTTTCCGTAAGGATAGTGGGATGGCATgacctttttttaaaaccaaggGATGGCAAGATTCATTTACTATACATATGGTTGCACCAACTTACATCTTTTCCGAATCCTAAGTGCTCCTACAAGTTTTTTAACTATTTAAGTAATGGATATTAAGCTATTTGAATCCTTTTTGAACTTTACCTGAATTTGCCGATCTTGTTACAGATCTTGGATATCAGGGAAGCAGTTGACGAGGCCTCTAATTCACAGTCTTTAAAGCAAATCCAGGGTCAGGTAATGTGGGACACTTTTCGACATCATAAATTGGATAATGACCGCTCTTTACGACTGAAGTTAGTCCTCCCGATTTGGACTCCAAGTAAGAGGCATGTGCAAACAGCCAGGTGAATAACCTGATGGGCATCACTAGGCTGTTTCTCTAGTAGGGCTTGTGTAATTTACCTAGCAACTGAAAGATGATATTCCCGTGGGAGGGGCCTGCTGGGAAGATTAGCATTTTAGCAATCACTAGGCTGAATAACCTGATGGGCATCACTAGGCTGTTCTTCTTGTCACCGACTCACCGCTGTCCACGTCAATGTCCTTGAATTGTGATCACTTGTACCCTACAAGATCTTAGCATTTTGGTCTTTCTCACTTTCCTAACCTATTTTATTTTTAGTCGGTATATGCGATTTTATTATGTAACTCTTCTTTTTCTAATCCAGGTACAAGAGAAACTAGAAATCTGGTCCAACTCCTTTGGGAGTGCATTTGATAAAAAGAAGTTTGAAGACGCTGTAACCTCAATTCAAAGAATGACTTCCTATGATCGAATAAACGAGGACATTGTAAAGAAGCTTTGATTTAGGTAAGCCTACTGTGGATCTGGATTATCTCAACAAAATTAACGTGTACAAGGTAGATGTGCTGTTTTAGTTTTAATTCTTAGGATCTGTTAGGTTGTTTCTCAGAATTATAATTTTGGAAACACTTATCAGATGGTATTTATGAACAAGATACGAAATGGATAGCAAATTCTTGTTGCAGATATGATAATTGCATCATATGATAATTTTAGATACTCGTCCATGATTACAAACAAATTTTAGACACTCGTTCAGGAACTGTGTGCTACTGCCTTCACCAACGCTTCAGCAACTTAATTTCAGAAATTCTACACCCCACCAAAGCCATTTTTCACATTCTTTAACGGTTCTCATTCAGTGGCTACTACTCCATTTCCTTGTAAGCCTGGATTGCATCTTTCTTGTTCCCTTTTGAATATGGTTCATTCTCTTGTTCTTCATCCCTTTGAAGCCTGACTGAACTGGTTCAAGTACACCTGCTTCATTTTCTGCGAAATCCTGttcaatattttcttcttcaaattcatgttgttttgagAGGGCAGTTgattcttcatttttattttctgaaatgTTCAACTTTTTGCCTGAAAGACTTCGAACATATAGTGGGCGCTTCAAGGCTTCTTAGAAATCTTTGTCTCCTTTGGGCTTTGGCCACAGAGGCAACTGTCTGAAATATCAAGGATTTGTATAATAGATATATAAGCCACATAGCCGGCTGTGCTAGCTGAAAAATAGATTTGGAGACATGAATAAATACTACCTCCTTTTCAAAAGAAGAGTTACTATCATTTTTTTAATATTGCATGCACGAAACAGAGGGAATATGTGTTTAACATCAAATTATTAATTTGCGAGTTCCGGTCTTTACAGAACTAAATAAGAATGAACGATACGATATACTTTCGGAACCGTAATAAGGTTCGTAAAGGTTAGGATAAGTTCGAGATAAAAAGTtttagttttatgaaaaaccaacAAAGAACTTATTATGGTTAGTGGGTATTATTAATATGTTATCGGATTTTGAGGATGAGTTgtttgaatcactcattttggcAATTTTTTCGAAAAATTTGTCCTTCTTCCCTCTAGAAAcgatatttgtttatttttttatttttttgattttcaaacactatctttgaaaaaaaaaatgttaagttAATTCAATCACTAATCTTAACTAGTGATGTTAACCAAGCTCATTGACACTAACTAAACAATTGTGCATTTTTGTCTTTACAAAAAATAACTGGATAAGGGGTTATGGAGATTACTACTTCATAACCCCTTTTTGTCTTTTAGTCGGCCCAAAACCCAGCCGAGTGTGGGATTCTTGCTTCATTTAGATTTCAGTTAGCTAGCTACGTATACAGATCTCAGTTAGCTATATATACTACTAGGATATGACCTGTGTCGTAGCGGCACGGGGCTATGAATTGTTTTTGTGttggttagatttttttttcttgtgagaCTACCAAGAGCTGAGGGAACTGTAATATTTCTCAAACTGAATTTGAAACTTTGATCGATACTATTAACGCCAACCGGGTCAGTTTCTTGTTAAATGACGATTAGGATGTCCACATGGATGTTCACTGACATATATATAGCAGAAAGTATACTTTTGGTGATTAAGATATCCAATGTAAGTGTGTACACTGTGATCTGCACCCATTTTCATTTATGGTAATTGAGATAACCATACATTCATAGTTGTTGCAAATAATACCAACAAACTTGAAAATCTAATGTCCCAAGAGGGATACGTAGAAATTCCAGGTTTGAATAAAAGTAACTTGTCGATTGCATCCCAAATTACAAATGCAGTTCAGTCATCATTTAAATAGATCGTCATTTTGTGCTAAAAAAaatttagtaatttttttttcgaaattcaaAAAGTTGAATCTGAGTTGGGAATCCTTCTTTCATATCCTTAAAAAGTTTTATATATCAACATTAATTTTTGGAACCGCTAACAGTTTTAAAATATGAATATTGACTTTGTGCTTGTATCAATGTATAATTGGCATGGTTACACATTAGTAATACTTGAACTCATGGTAAAAAAAATTAATCGGTTGGGATAATATAATTTACGGCCATCAAACGTCATTATTCCCTACAATATTCTAGGTTTGAGAGACGTTATATTGTAATATGAAACCtcttgataaagaatgataactaTACATTTATGGTTTAAACTAACTCATGAAAAACGCCCAGCTTACAGcgtcataaaaaaataaaaataaataaataaataaaatgagcATTCCCTTGGATATTATTGATATGAAGCGTCCTTGAATCGTTCCTAGCGGTGAAAAATGACGCGCGTGATGATATTGCATATATCATATGCCAAATATTCTTTTCCTTGCAAATTAATTATACAATGTTATTGTCTTAACTAAGTAGTGAAAGACTCGCGCTAAATAAAATTGCATatccaaacaaaagaaatttccCCCTCTAATATGATACATGTATAAGAGAGTTGCTCTTTATCAACATATGCGTTTGAGACCTAGAAGTAAATAAAGACCCAGTCTAAATATGAATGGTATGAAAACTTGCAAATGGAACTGATATTACACCTTAACCTAAGAGTACATAAGAGACCTAAAACATCCATAATTTCACAATTTGCTAGCATAAAATGTACATGACAATACAattgaatattaaaatattttttaaatcaaCTTCTGTAAAGTGCAAGATATTTGTACCGACTTTGGTTACTTGGTATCTTCAATGAAATTAAAGAAGCTCAAGTATTAGATGATATCCACATAGTAAAATATAGATAATGGATCAATTATTAGTCATGGTATCTTTAGATGAAAAATGTAGATGAGTTCCTAGCACTAAGCTCTCTTAAACCAAGATAATCTTTAAAAAAACTCGAAAATTTAGTCATCGCAATCACATATGTGCATATGGACCACATCTTCTAGCAAAAATTAGACTTGTACCTTTCTGGAATACCAAAACTTCTTCATTTGCATTAACGATAAAATGCATGCAATGAAAATTTGTGTAGTCCTAACATATATAGATATAGTGACGCATCCCACATAAAAAAAAGTGTATTACTGTATTGTTCCCTAAACCGCTTTCTTCATTGCTTAAAAATAATCGCTTGAAATCAGAATATGAAAGATTATAGGCGAGTTTCAATAAGCCAGTTCCGCGTTGCTTGTTTTGAGGCTTCTTAAATTTCAGTATTAGCAAGATGGTCGACTATGTATAAAGAATTTAAGATGATCTTTTAAGAGAATACCTATTTTTAGATGTCAACTGCATATAGCCATTATTTGACTATGCATGAAGActttaagataaaaaaaatactcactttgtaaaccatcaaaaggttataaatatgaagaaatgcaatttcaagtttcacatgatacaaaaaaattgaagaataatatacacacataatcaagaaactttaATCCATTTGATATGAACATGTTCTACGACTCTAATCCAACAAAGAGTATGAACTCTCCAATAGTAGTAGTAATACAGTTAAAAAATGCTATTTACCGAACCAAGTTAAGTGCATAACAATGGAACCATcgttttcttcgtcatttattttcGCTCCATGTAAATCCTCTGATTTTGTCCCgaagaagtcaaagtctaattGGACAATCTCCTGtctagagaaaaataaaaaaaattggtgtaaaaaaatagaaattaaatggTATGGTATTAAGAAGAAACTAACATAAGCATAAAGATGAATAGATAGCGATCATATCTGATCAATATCttttgactgcaaatgaaaaaaaaatcgagataacaaaatacaatattaATGAAAAGTAACAAAGAGAAATTAAACTACATAAATGACACAAATAATAGGCGCGAGGcaatccattgatgttaaacaaaaaattaaagagaaaagctaacaaaaattatctcaatcaagcaaaacaacagagaatcataccttgagaatagagttgtgcaaaggatgaaaagctaacaaaaattaccaaaaactaaagagaaaagctaataaaaattaccttgagaaattaaactgcataaatgacacaaatattaggcgcgaggcaccatgaatccattgatgttaaacaaaaaattaaagagacaAGCTAACAAAAACtatctcaatcaagcaaaatAACAGAGAATCATACCTTGGAAATAGAGTTTTTGCAaaggatgaaaagctaacaaaaattaaagagaaaagctaacaaaaattatctcaatcaaccaataCAAAAgagatgttggatattttcaatactGAATTTTGAAAACCTATTTCAGTTTCCAGAAAATTCTATCGACACGTCTCTTCCCATAGGGTTTTCTTTCCAAGAGAAACCATTAATGGATGCCCGTTGAATGCATCTGTTGGAGATGAAAATCCATATCCAAAAGGCATGAATTCCTCTTTAAATAGCGAAGGATTTCTCCCATCTCAATCATCAAATCAAAAAAActctttctctctaagcatcttcagaaacaaatacagtgtgttcttggttgggtcaacggagtacaacctttgaatccaacaacgttgttagggATTCATTGTATCCTGACAGCAATATTTCGCTGATCGATTGTACTCACCAATTTATTGGGAAGggtcgaaataattgctgaaaagaatcgcaaggccttgaagctccagtgatacaacattctttttGTCCTTTCTTTTAATCCTCTATTACCCTGATTTTCCAACAATTTTTAGCAATTAGTTTTCaacaatggagggtgaatcttcaaaTTTGAATGTTACTGCTCAATCTCTGaaagtgatgaaccaaaccctaactcgattggaacgttttaATGGTGATAATTTTACTCATTGGCAAGAGACtatgaagtttttcctgatcaccatcaagttgtggtgCATACTTGAAGACGGTTTGGACGAAATTCCTGCACCATCAGAAAAAGACACTGATGATTTGAAGGCCAAACGGAAGaagcgtcaggaagatgattttatgtgtcgtggtcatattttgGATGCCCTGGGGACTATTGCCTATAATGACCATCGAAGTATTGCGACTGCAAAGGAATTATGGACTAACCTTgagaacaaatacaagatttctgaagaaagcaacaagaaattcctaaTTTCCAACTTCATGGACTTCaaaatggttgacagtaagtcaataTTTTCCCAGGTCAGTGAATTTTTACTCattgttaatcatcttaaggatgctggatTTGAACTTCTACCTTCCTTTATTGTCGGAGTCATTATTGCTCATCTTCCTCCATCTTGTAAtagttataagaagaaacttatgCATGCCAAAACTGACTATGATTTAGAAGGTCTACAACGTCATCTTCGTATTGAAGAAGACTCTCGTAAACGAGAAATTAAGGATAGTCAGCAAActgaaaaccattctaaggtTAATTCTGTAGACGCTTTGAAACCTAAGcatgatactcagtttaagaagcaacatcccaacaagaagaagaagggcGATTGCTATTTCTGTAAGAAACCCGAccattttgctcgtgactgtcttctcaaaaagaaacaacaaggacATAAAAATAAGGCAAATATGGTCGAATACAAACTTGTTATTGTAGTGCAAGTCGCCAATGACGTTTCTAATAATGAGagtggatggtggtacgacaatggtTCAACTGTCCACATCTGTAAAGATAGACatctttacaagacatatgaACCAGTTTCTGGTGAAGGAAACGAAGTTGTCTCAGCAAACAACTTACATATCAAAGTGATTGGCaaaggcactgttgaactctCGTTTATTTCGGGAAAGAATGTTACTCTTACTAATGTATTACATGTCCCTGACATTGTGAAAAACCTTGTTTCTGAAGACCTTGTTATGAAGGTCGGATTCAAGATGACTTATGAGTCCAGTAAGTTTGTATTGTCCAAAAATGGTGTATTTattggacaaggatatgcttgtaatgggatgattaagcttaatttaataaataatggttctaATTATACTGTTGCCTCTGttaatttatggcatggtagattaggacatgcgaattatggttctcttagaaacatgaaaatattagaattaatt comes from the Papaver somniferum cultivar HN1 unplaced genomic scaffold, ASM357369v1 unplaced-scaffold_81, whole genome shotgun sequence genome and includes:
- the LOC113345398 gene encoding iron-sulfur cluster co-chaperone protein HscB, mitochondrial-like is translated as MQKRNLCVAATKILSRKLHSSSLLSTNMGPKLQSSRIFSCSLYHAGESRVSKSSCDNIFLAHYRKSFCSLDENTGRCWNCGVVAVSKPFLSCDSCKSVQPVHTSVDYFHIFGLEKAFEIEDTNLEKTYKDWQKKLHPDLVHMKSEKEKEFAAEQSSPVIDAYRTLRKPLSRAIYLLGLEGVHVDEERTVLDPELLAEILDIREAVDEASNSQSLKQIQGQVQEKLEIWSNSFGSAFDKKKFEDAVTSIQRMTSYDRINEDIVKKL